The genomic window TTTTGATAATTTTTTGTTGTGTTGTCATAATACTTAATCTGTTTTAAAGTTATTTAATTTGATTATAACTGTCAGATTAAGTATTGACTAATTCAAATAAACTGATCATTAGAATCTTTATTTGTTTGACTTTTTAGTCTTAAACCATTTCCTACAGTTAATTTACTATAATCATATTGATTGAAAAGATTATTTGCACTATTTAGTTCATATTCAAAAAGCGAAGAACCTTTTGTAGGATAAATAATTTTTGTAAGAACAGCAGATTGCGTATAATTAATATCAGCTTGTTTAAAATTATTGTTATAATTATTATCCAATGGTATGGCTGTTGGATAATTAAAATCAGTGGGATTTAAAAACAATGTCTTATTGCTAAAACCACCATTAGAATATCCCCAATAATCTACTCCCATTGAATTTTTCGAAGGTAATAATGTTTCATTATATCCAAATATGTAAGGAGTATCATTATTTATTGTAATTGATAAGAGCTTAAGTCTTTTCTTTAATCTATCTTGTGAATAGATTTGATAAGGCTGATCTATTGTTATAGAATTCTGAGAGTTAAAATAGTCATAATTGAAGTTAACTGTTTTTACAATCTGATTTAAATTATTTTGTTCTTCTATCTTATCTAATTTTTGTGTAGGAAAATCGACACGATCAGAATAATAGAAATTAATTTTACCAAAATTTCCTGATATATTGTTTATAAGTAAATAATTTTGTGTCGTAGACCAGTTAATCAATGGTGGTGTCATAAATCCAACACTTTGAGAACTACGAAACGGATTCATTGCTGAACCAGGATATTGTTCGTCAAATTCTCCTATCCATGTAAAGTTTTGTGAGTTTGATAACGGTAAAGAATTATAATGATATGTTTGATTACCGTAAGTATAATTTAGTTTTTGTCCTATCGATACTAAATTTTTAACATTAGAATATTCATTATATGTAAAATTTATATCGTTATTGTTAATATCTGTTATTTTTGTAATAAAATAATTTTTACTCACACTGGTTAACGTTCTTACATCTTCAACTCTTGAGAAATAAAATTTAGTTCCTGTCGGATCAATGATTGTAAAATAGGAATTACTGTTGTAAGAAATTTTATATCCTTTTTTATTCAAGCAATAAAAAGTTGGTGTAAAAGTTGTCACAAAATTCGTGGGATAATTACTTATAATAAATTCTAACTTCTCACCAAATAAGTTGCATGTAAATATGTCTGGTGAGGTATCTGTATCTGCCTGAAAAGAGTTGTTTAAATCTTCAAAATTCCCATTTAATGGTAAAAACCCATCAATTGTCTTATAATACGAATAAGCATCCTTAGTGGGTTGAGATACAAATCCGGCCGGCAAAGGTTGAACACTGTGAGGGAAATAATTATTAAAAGGATTTGCTGATTTTGTAAAATCTGCTAGATATTTTTTTTCAGTTCCAAAATCACTATAGCCTCCTAAAATTGATTGTGTAATCGACGGAAGGCTTATGTCCCATCCCAATCCCGTAGATCCAGCTTCTTGTGTAACTTTTACACCATTTCCCGAAATATATTTTAATATCAGGGGAATTTTAATAGTTCCTGATTCAGCCGTAAGTAAGGGAATTTGAGGGCTATTAGTTCCTGTATATTCCGAATTTTGAATATCCCCATATCTTAAAAATGTTGCTGTTGATGGAGAATTAGGAAGGTTTTTAAAATAGTATTCACTGTATTTGTTTTGATCATTCTGAGCCTGTATTATAGAGAAGAAGGTCAGACCCAATACAAAACTTAATATTATATTTTTTTTCATTTTTGTTTATTTCTTTATCAATTTAGCATTTGCTGTTTTACCTATATCAGTTTTTATGGTGATGAGATAAGCTCCCTGAATTAAAGGCTGCGTATTAATCTTCGTCACTTTATTCTTAGTTTTCAGACTTTGCAACTGTCTCCCAGACATATCATACAACAAAATCTCAGCTTCCTTGAAATCAAAACCGATTTCTACATACGCATAGTCTGAGACAGGATTCGGATAGATCTTAATATCCTGTTTTTCGATGAGTTGATCAATCTGCTTATCTCCCAATTTTACAATCTTCCAGTTTTCCTTTCCAAGTTCCTCTGCACTGGTTCCGGCTAATACAATTGAACCGTCTCTGTTTAATTTTATATCAGCCAATCTTTCCTCCTTCTTTCTCGATTCTCCCTTTACGTATTTTCTCCACTGCTCATTACCATTGTAATCCAAATACAACATCCAGAAAGTTTCATCATCACTTTCTATACGACCTTCTGCCTGAGTGTAGCCTCCTAGCAAAACCCCTTTTGAAGATTTGTCATCAGAAGCATGTAAGATACTCATCCCCATCAATACATCTCTGTTTTTGAAATTGTAAGATTTCTGCCAGATTTCTTCTCCTCTTTCATCGAGTGAAATCAACCATAAGTCTGTTCCTTCTTCGATCCCTACAGATTTATTTCCAGACCTTTCCGATCTTGATTCTCCTCCGATTAAATATCCTGTTGATGTTAAAGAAAGTGTTCTTAAATGATCATCACCTTTTCCTCCAAAATTCTTTTCCCATTCTACTTTTCCGTCTTTTGAAAGTTTAATGATCCAATAATCGCCCTCACCGAAGTTTTCGGTTTTCTTTGATCCGCCTGCATTACTTCTAGAATAAATTCCGAGTAAAGCTCCACCATCCTTTGTTGGAATCATTTTTTCAACTTCATCGAGTCCTTTTCCCCCTAAAATAAGTTGTGATAGCTCTTTGCCATTTTTATCCAGCCTTACAATGAGAACATCCTTTGAGCCGTAACCCTTCATTTTAGAGTCCTGAGCGGAGACGAAGGATCCGGCCACAAAAAAACCAAGATCAGTCGTCTGAATAACAGCTCTTGCTTCTTCATCTGAAGCTCCACCAATGGTTTTCTGCCATAATTCATCTCCAAATTCATTGAGTCTAATCAGCCAAATATCTGATCCTCCTTTAGAATCGTCTTTTTTATCCAATCCTTTTCCTGAATAAGAAGTTCCTGCCGCTAAAAATCCACCTTCCTGAGTAGCCACTGTTGCAGACAAAAAATCATGATTCTGCCCCGAGAAATATTTCTCCCAGACTTCTTCTCCTTGCTGGTTTAATTTTATAAAATGATAGTCATAACCGTTATTCTGCTTACTTCCAGCCCCCAGTTTCTGATCTCCAGCCTGAATCGAGCTTCCTGAAATGAGATATTGCTGATCAATGGTTGTGGTAACCTGACTTAAAAAATCCTGTGTTGAGGATTTAATGTCTTTCTGCCAGACTACTTCCTGAGCAGATGTACTCAGAATTGTGCATAAGAAAAGTGCACCTGTGTAGAATTTATTCATAACCCGTGTTTATTTTTGAGTTGTTAATTATTAATTTTAAATCGCTGCAAAATTATTTCTTTTACTTCACGTTAGAAAGATTTATTACAGAGATTTAATGTGAATATGATCTTTTTTTGCAAAGATATTGCTGTATAACGACAGAACTTGTCGTGTTATTAGTAAGTCTAATGGATTGGATGCGCATATAGAAAATGCACTCATTAAATAGAGTAGTTTTTTATTCATCGTTGTGTGTTTTATATTTACATGGCAAAGCTAAAAAAAATATTTAAACTATAAAAATATTTTATATAATTAACTTATTATTAATTAAATACAAATCCAATCTTGGTTATTGTCTTGATTTAAAATTTATTTACATCAATTCTAAAAAATACTTTTAAAGTTTTTTTAATTCAGAAAACTTTTGTGTGAAAATTTCTGAGAGTAACTTTGTCAAAATTTTAAAAATGAAGAGAGGATTACAATGGTTAATGATAATATTTTCGTTAACAGTTTTTGGACAAAAAGGAACGGTTGATACAGCTCAGATAGTTATTCCCAATCGATATAACAGTGTTGAAGCACAGACAAAACCTTATGTGATCATGATTTCTGCGGACGGTTTTCGCTATGATTATGCTAAAAAATACAATGCCGGAAACCTTTTGAAGTTTTCTAACGGGGGAGTTCAGGCAAAGGCAATGATTCCAAGTTATCCAAGCATCACTTTTCCGAATCATTGGAGCTTAATTACCGGACTTTATCCTTCTCATCACGGGTTGATTGATAATTATTTTTACGATTACAAAAGAAAGGAAGCTTATGCCATGAGTGATAGAAAAAATGCTGAAGACGGAAGCTGGTACGGTGGAATTCCGCTTTGGGGACTGGCTGAAAAACAGGGGATGATTTCTGCTTCTTTGATGTGGGTAGGCTCTGCAAGTGATGCGGGAGGTATAAGACCGACATATTATTATCCTTATCACGAAAAATTCACTCCATCCGAAAAAGTGGATAAAGTGATCGACTGGCTGAAGTTGCCGATGGATAAAAGACCTCATTTTATCTCTTTGTATTTCCCTGAAGTTGATGGCAGTGGCCATCATTTTGGACCTGAGACGAAGGAAACGGAAGAAGCGGTTCATTTGGTTGACAAGGCAATAGGAGAGCTGGTTCAAAAAGTAAATAATTTAGGCTTAAAGAATGTAAATTTTATATTTGTTTCCGATCACGGAATGATAAAAGTTGATGGCGGAAATCCTCTTGAAATTCCTGCAATGCTTTTAAATAAAGAAAAATTTGATATATATAATTCCCAGACTTTGTTAAGAGTTTATGTTAAAAATCCGGAAGAAGTCAAAGCGGTTTATAAGGAATTAAAAGCCAATAAAACTGATGACTATGAAGTGTATCTGGATAAAAAATTCCCGAAATATCTGCATTTTGCTACAAAAGATGATAAGTATAACCGAATCGGGCAAATTTTATTAGTTCCGAAAGCTCCGAAAGTATTTTTACCAAAAGGAAAAACAACATCTGTAGGAAAGCATGGATACAACCCTGCAATCGTGCCTGAAATGAAAGCGACATTTTTAGCTTGGGGGTCGGAGTTCAAGAATAATTTAGTTATTGATGAATTTGCTAATATTAATGTTTATCCATTGGTTGCTGAAATTTTAGGATTAAAAATTAATGAGCCTATTGATGGAAAACTAAAAGTGTTGAAAAAGACTTTAAAAGAGAATAAATAATTTTTTAATTTGATATTAATTCATTTTAAGATAAAGTTTCGGCGAGCCGAAGGCTCGCCGAAACTCATTTATACATTCACATTGTGAAAAGGACATTCAAGTCAAAAGAAATCAAGCATTAAACCTTTCCGCAAACTCCTTAGCAAACTCCTCCAGTTTTACCTTACCATCCACATACGCTCCATGCTCAATAAAATCCTTCTGTACAACTCCGGTTCGGATTCCACGTCCCATTTCAGTGTACAATTCAGCAATTTCCTGTGGAAGACCGGCCTGAAGCATTCCGTTTAATGAATCTTCATCCTTAAACTCTACCCACTGAAGTTCAGGTTTTCCAATGGCAAGACCGAAAGTTTTAGCAAAATCAGAAGCTTGACGAAGATCACTTACAATATATCTTACATTTTTACTGTCTGAATTCTTAACCAACTCTTCAGCCGCCGCTTTTGCAATATCAATGGGATGAACCAGCGGAACTTTTACATCTTCAGGATAATTTCCTCCGATAATTCCTGCGTTTTTAATTAATGGAATGTCATTAAAGAAATTAATATAAAAATACCCGGCTCTTAAAAATGTAACGGAAGTATTTTCCAATCCGTTGTAGAGTTTTTCAATATGGTAAAGTGTTTTTATCGGTCCGTTTTCTACTGGTGATTCTGCACCGATGCTGCTTAACATCACAATTCTTTTCAAACCCGTTTTTCTGATGGCTTCTGTGTAGTTTTTCCCTGCATTAATGGTGTTTTCAACAATATTTTCAAAACCCAGATTCGGAGGAGTCATTAAAAAAGCGGCATCTTTTCCTTCAAAAGTTTTAATTAAAAATTCTAAATCTGTGATAGAACCGATCGCTGCTTTTGCCCCTAAAGCCTCGATTTCATTTTTCTTGGATTCGTTACTGCTGATTACAGTAATGTCATGTCCTTCAGCTATTAATTGTTGAGCAAGCGGTCTTGCTACATTTCCTAATGATCCTGTGATTACAATTTTCATACGTAAATTTTTTTATTGTTTT from Chryseobacterium wanjuense includes these protein-coding regions:
- a CDS encoding T9SS type A sorting domain-containing protein, producing the protein MNKFYTGALFLCTILSTSAQEVVWQKDIKSSTQDFLSQVTTTIDQQYLISGSSIQAGDQKLGAGSKQNNGYDYHFIKLNQQGEEVWEKYFSGQNHDFLSATVATQEGGFLAAGTSYSGKGLDKKDDSKGGSDIWLIRLNEFGDELWQKTIGGASDEEARAVIQTTDLGFFVAGSFVSAQDSKMKGYGSKDVLIVRLDKNGKELSQLILGGKGLDEVEKMIPTKDGGALLGIYSRSNAGGSKKTENFGEGDYWIIKLSKDGKVEWEKNFGGKGDDHLRTLSLTSTGYLIGGESRSERSGNKSVGIEEGTDLWLISLDERGEEIWQKSYNFKNRDVLMGMSILHASDDKSSKGVLLGGYTQAEGRIESDDETFWMLYLDYNGNEQWRKYVKGESRKKEERLADIKLNRDGSIVLAGTSAEELGKENWKIVKLGDKQIDQLIEKQDIKIYPNPVSDYAYVEIGFDFKEAEILLYDMSGRQLQSLKTKNKVTKINTQPLIQGAYLITIKTDIGKTANAKLIKK
- a CDS encoding alkaline phosphatase family protein; this encodes MKRGLQWLMIIFSLTVFGQKGTVDTAQIVIPNRYNSVEAQTKPYVIMISADGFRYDYAKKYNAGNLLKFSNGGVQAKAMIPSYPSITFPNHWSLITGLYPSHHGLIDNYFYDYKRKEAYAMSDRKNAEDGSWYGGIPLWGLAEKQGMISASLMWVGSASDAGGIRPTYYYPYHEKFTPSEKVDKVIDWLKLPMDKRPHFISLYFPEVDGSGHHFGPETKETEEAVHLVDKAIGELVQKVNNLGLKNVNFIFVSDHGMIKVDGGNPLEIPAMLLNKEKFDIYNSQTLLRVYVKNPEEVKAVYKELKANKTDDYEVYLDKKFPKYLHFATKDDKYNRIGQILLVPKAPKVFLPKGKTTSVGKHGYNPAIVPEMKATFLAWGSEFKNNLVIDEFANINVYPLVAEILGLKINEPIDGKLKVLKKTLKENK
- a CDS encoding NAD(P)H-binding protein, translated to MKIVITGSLGNVARPLAQQLIAEGHDITVISSNESKKNEIEALGAKAAIGSITDLEFLIKTFEGKDAAFLMTPPNLGFENIVENTINAGKNYTEAIRKTGLKRIVMLSSIGAESPVENGPIKTLYHIEKLYNGLENTSVTFLRAGYFYINFFNDIPLIKNAGIIGGNYPEDVKVPLVHPIDIAKAAAEELVKNSDSKNVRYIVSDLRQASDFAKTFGLAIGKPELQWVEFKDEDSLNGMLQAGLPQEIAELYTEMGRGIRTGVVQKDFIEHGAYVDGKVKLEEFAKEFAERFNA